From Cucumis melo cultivar AY chromosome 1, USDA_Cmelo_AY_1.0, whole genome shotgun sequence, a single genomic window includes:
- the LOC127148334 gene encoding mitochondrial outer membrane protein porin 3-like: MLLAAKYGVVEMVSRLFQHFPLVIRDSDQDKKNVVLLAAEKFIFLLIKKVESVWHELNKCRLRFWVAISNLLITRDIEWANLVFGLEQVETVEQFGVVVLIFARGLEFSLTKIDLQVELQYQHEYAGISTGIGPTANPIVNFAGVIGNEKLSLGIDLSFDTASGNITKLNAGLSYTHSNLIAALTL; the protein is encoded by the exons ATGTTATTAGCAGCAAAGTATGGGGTGGTGGAGATGGTTAGCAGACTTTTCCAACATTTTCCATTGGTGATTCGTGATAGTGACCAAGACAAGAAGAATGTGGTTCTTTTGGCTGCAGA AAAGTTCATTtttctgcttattaagaaggtggaATCTGTTTGGCACGAACTTAATAAATGTCGACTAAGGTTTTGGGTTGCTATATCTAATTTGCTCATTACCAGGGATATAGAGTGGGCAAATCTGGTTTTTGGGCTTGAGCAG GTTGAGACAGTGGAACAATTTGGTGTTGTAGTCCTTATTTTTGCTCGAGGACTGGAGTTTTCTTTGACAAAG ATTGATCTTCAGGTTGAACTCCAATATCAACATGAATATGCTGGAATAAGCACTGGCATTGGTCCGACTGCCAACCCCATTGTTAACTTCGCTGGTGTTATTGGAAATGAGAAACTCTCACTTGGAATAGATTTGTCATTTGACACTGCTTCAGGAAACATTACTAAATTGAATGCAGGCCTGAGTTACACTCACTCTAACCTTATTGCGGCACTTACCTTGTAA